The window GGTGAGGTGTGTCTAAGATACGGTGATATTATAAGAGGATGGGACTTAGTATTAAGATCTATTTTTTATAGCCCAGAAATAATAAAAGATAAAAGAAAGGTAATCTCAATACTGAAAAGAGGGTTTAGAATAGACAGAGCGTTAAGGTTTTTTAACAGCAATTAATATTCCGTCTCTTATCGGAAATATAATAGAAAAATAGTTCTCAAACATATACCTGTTGAACCGGTTCAATATCTTTGCTTTTTTATTTTCAGGTTCAAATATTACCTTTCCCTGAAATAAAACATTGTCAGCGATAACAATACCGTTGGGAGAAAGATTTTTCTCAAGAGTTTTTATCGCTTCCATGTATCTGATTTTTTCAAGATCTAAAAAGAGTATATCTATATTGTTATACTTCTTACCTATCTCAACCCCATCTCCAACTCTAAACTCAGTTTTGTTCAACAGCCCTGCTTTTTTAAAAAATTTTTTAGCAGTCTGGATATTCCTCTGCTGGTATTCTATTAAAACGACCTTTCCTTTTTTTAGACCTTTTGCAAACCAGTAAGCTGAGTAGCCAAAACCAGAACCTATCTCAACCACAAGCTCAGGATTTTTCAATCTGGTAAGTAGATATAAAAGCCTTCCTCCCTGTCTGCCGATAATAGGAAAATCTTTTTCCTTGGCATACTTTTCCATTTCCAGAACTACCGGGTCATCTTCTACA is drawn from Persephonella sp. and contains these coding sequences:
- a CDS encoding O-methyltransferase encodes the protein MEFLINPKLDEYLKNLSVEDDPVVLEMEKYAKEKDFPIIGRQGGRLLYLLTRLKNPELVVEIGSGFGYSAYWFAKGLKKGKVVLIEYQQRNIQTAKKFFKKAGLLNKTEFRVGDGVEIGKKYNNIDILFLDLEKIRYMEAIKTLEKNLSPNGIVIADNVLFQGKVIFEPENKKAKILNRFNRYMFENYFSIIFPIRDGILIAVKKP